GCTGCTCTACTGGGCACATCGCGAGACAGGCCGGGCGGATTTCCGCGAAGCGGCCGACGCCCATGCGCAGACCACGCTCGAACACATCGTCCGGCCCGACGACACGTCCTTCCACACCTTCGTCTTCGATATAGCCAGCGGCAAGCCGCTGCGCGGCGAGACCCATCAGGGCTATGCCGACGACTCTTGCTGGTCACGCGGCCAGGCCTGGCTGATCCACGGCTTCGCGCAGTCGGCCTTGACCACGGGCAATCTCGCCTATGCCGAAGCGGCCCGGCGACTCGCGGCCAAGGCCGAGGCGTTGATGGAGGATGACGCCGTGCCGGCCTGGGATTTCGGCGCGCCGGACCAGCGCGGGACGCACCGCGACAGCTCAGCCGCCGCGGTCATGGCGGCGGGCGTCTATCTGCTGGCGGACCAATCCGAAGCGGGGGAGGCGGCACGCTGGCGCGGTTTGGGCGACCGGCTGCTCACTGGCCTGCTCGATCACTGCGATCTGACCCGTGATCCAGAGGCGCTCGGGCTCCTCGCTCACGGCGCTTCGCATGTCAGGGCCGGCTATGCCGATACGATGCTTCCCTATGGTGATTATTACTTTATGGAGGCGTTGATGCGCTCGCTCGGTCACGACCAGTTCTTCTGGTCGTGACGGGGCGCTTCATTCCCTGTCTCTCCCATTGCGGGAGCGGTCTGCAGAAGTGGCCCGGATGAGCGAAGACGAGACCCTGGCGCCGACCCTGCGCGACATCGCCGATGCGGCGGGTGTCTCGGTCGCGTCCGTCTCCAAGGTGCTGAACAATCGCGGTGGCGTCAGCGACGAGAGCCGCCGCCGGATTCTCGGCCTGGCGGAGCAGCTGGGCTACCAGGGCAATCGCAGCGCCCGCTCGCTGCAGAAGGCCGGTGTCGATGGCGCGGTGCTCGTCATTCCGGCGGAGGCTTACTCGAACTCGCAGTTCTACGAGGGTGTCGTCCAGAGCGTCATCACGGAAGCTGCGGCGAACTCGCTGAAGCTCGATGTCCGGCTGACTTCGCATGCCGATGGCCGGGTCATCGCCGAGCTCGACGAATTGCTCGCCGCCCGGCCCGGCGCCGTCATGGCCGTCGGCATGGACGACCCCGCTG
This genomic interval from Bosea sp. 29B contains the following:
- a CDS encoding glycoside hydrolase family 88 protein: MRIEPSTYFSTVETAAAARRDTRPHQEALERCVAKLRQTMPVIGLRNPKIGLPDNSWVYCGPYDWVVSFQAGQLWLALQLTGDPAFLNAARARRAVFRGILAHQNAQNHDLGFQFSLSCVAEWLMTGDDEAHEMALAAARQLVCRYRPDGRYIQAWNARQVHSHRMQAEFANGRIIADTMQNLALLYWAHRETGRADFREAADAHAQTTLEHIVRPDDTSFHTFVFDIASGKPLRGETHQGYADDSCWSRGQAWLIHGFAQSALTTGNLAYAEAARRLAAKAEALMEDDAVPAWDFGAPDQRGTHRDSSAAAVMAAGVYLLADQSEAGEAARWRGLGDRLLTGLLDHCDLTRDPEALGLLAHGASHVRAGYADTMLPYGDYYFMEALMRSLGHDQFFWS